In Motilibacter rhizosphaerae, one DNA window encodes the following:
- a CDS encoding extracellular solute-binding protein translates to MKHKRFLTAGLVAGVLSTAAACGSSSGTSSASSDQPTTGGSAAAGSAAGSAAPAAGGGSKTLKVWLMSGSAPDALVASLDSAFEAAHPGIKVDYQVQQWNGIQEKLTTAMSDASTTPDVIELGNTQNPSFSADGTLADLTDKVSQLGSTNWLAGLKDPGAYEGKQYGIPFYASGRVVIYRKDMFAKAGISAPPTSDAEWLSDIQKLNKAYAGQKDFQSLYLPGQSWYTYLSFLWDQGGDIAKQDGDSWTGTLDTPQAAAAADFYKQLVDTSKTTAPKDNDEANPQQYTVYSKGKTAMMIGLPWELGSAVADKGAPKDLKANSGVFAIPSKTAGKTAPIFLGGSNLAIPVNSKNQDLAWDWIKQLAGKDYQEQLAKANGVVPNDPAFNSVIADDPIVSVVAKAAAGGSKATPATPKWAAVEAQNPIKDFLTAVVTGKQKAADAAKTASQAITDKMSG, encoded by the coding sequence TTGAAGCACAAGAGGTTCCTCACCGCCGGACTCGTCGCCGGCGTGCTCTCGACGGCCGCCGCGTGCGGCAGCAGCTCCGGCACGTCGAGCGCGAGCAGCGACCAGCCCACGACCGGCGGCTCCGCGGCAGCGGGTTCGGCGGCGGGCTCCGCGGCCCCTGCGGCCGGCGGCGGCAGCAAGACGCTCAAGGTGTGGCTGATGAGCGGGTCGGCGCCCGACGCCCTCGTCGCCTCGCTCGACAGCGCGTTCGAGGCCGCTCACCCGGGCATCAAGGTGGACTACCAGGTCCAGCAGTGGAACGGCATCCAGGAGAAGCTGACGACCGCGATGTCGGACGCGTCCACGACGCCCGACGTCATCGAGCTCGGCAACACGCAGAACCCGTCCTTCTCCGCGGACGGCACCCTCGCCGACCTCACGGACAAGGTCTCCCAGCTGGGCAGCACGAACTGGCTCGCCGGTCTGAAGGACCCCGGTGCCTACGAGGGCAAGCAGTACGGCATCCCGTTCTACGCCAGCGGCCGCGTCGTCATCTACCGCAAGGACATGTTCGCCAAGGCCGGCATCTCCGCGCCCCCCACCAGCGACGCCGAGTGGCTCAGCGACATCCAGAAGCTCAACAAGGCCTACGCCGGCCAGAAGGACTTCCAGTCGCTCTACCTCCCGGGCCAGTCCTGGTACACCTACCTCTCGTTCCTCTGGGACCAGGGCGGTGACATCGCCAAGCAGGACGGCGACTCCTGGACGGGCACCCTCGACACCCCGCAGGCCGCGGCCGCGGCGGACTTCTACAAGCAGCTCGTCGACACCTCGAAGACCACGGCCCCCAAGGACAACGACGAGGCCAACCCGCAGCAGTACACCGTGTACTCCAAGGGCAAGACGGCCATGATGATCGGCCTGCCCTGGGAGCTCGGCAGCGCGGTGGCCGACAAGGGCGCGCCGAAGGACCTCAAGGCCAACTCCGGCGTCTTCGCCATCCCCTCGAAGACCGCAGGCAAGACCGCGCCGATCTTCCTCGGCGGCTCGAACCTCGCCATCCCGGTGAACAGCAAGAACCAGGACCTCGCCTGGGACTGGATCAAGCAGCTGGCCGGCAAGGACTACCAGGAGCAGCTGGCCAAGGCCAACGGCGTCGTCCCCAACGACCCGGCCTTCAACTCCGTCATCGCGGACGACCCGATCGTCAGCGTCGTCGCGAAGGCGGCCGCCGGCGGCAGCAAGGCCACCCCGGCGACGCCCAAGTGGGCGGCCGTCGAGGCGCAGAACCCGATCAAGGACTTCCTCACCGCGGTCGTGACGGGCAAGCAGAAGGCCGCGGACGCCGCGAAGACCGCCTCGCAGGCCATCACCGACAAGATGTCCGGCTGA
- a CDS encoding carbohydrate ABC transporter permease, giving the protein MTTTPVASGVEREIPAQPSASPPPVRRRRSARVREQAVAYALLAPAVVVLAGLLAYPAVRVLLISFQELNRREIVLHQTKWVGLQNYRSVFTGAKIWTVTGRTVVFTGILVATTVFVGLGVALLLQRLSRPTRIALQAALVAAWAMPIISATTVFQWLFDENYGIVDKTLAGIGFSSWRHHPWFFTGHSGLFVIGLLIVWQAVPFVAFSVYAGILGIDRDLYEAAGLDGAGAVRSFRSITWPMLKPLVLLLTFLSLIWDFRAFTQIYAFRRGGPAGSTTTLSVLQYVTGISQAHYGKAAVVSVFMIAVLVLLSAQYLRLLLKSEKTA; this is encoded by the coding sequence GTGACGACGACCCCGGTGGCCTCGGGCGTGGAGCGGGAGATCCCGGCGCAGCCGTCGGCCTCACCCCCTCCGGTGAGACGCAGGCGCAGCGCGCGGGTGCGGGAGCAGGCCGTCGCGTACGCACTGCTGGCCCCGGCGGTCGTCGTCCTCGCGGGACTGCTGGCCTACCCCGCGGTGCGCGTGCTGCTCATCTCGTTCCAGGAGCTCAACCGGCGCGAGATCGTCCTGCACCAGACCAAGTGGGTGGGGCTGCAGAACTACCGCTCGGTCTTCACCGGCGCGAAGATCTGGACCGTCACGGGACGGACGGTGGTGTTCACCGGCATCCTCGTCGCGACGACGGTGTTCGTGGGGCTGGGAGTGGCGCTGCTGCTGCAGCGCCTCTCCCGGCCCACCCGGATCGCCCTCCAGGCCGCGCTCGTCGCGGCCTGGGCGATGCCGATCATCAGTGCCACCACGGTGTTCCAGTGGCTCTTCGACGAGAACTACGGGATCGTCGACAAGACGCTCGCCGGCATCGGGTTCTCGTCCTGGCGGCACCACCCCTGGTTCTTCACCGGCCACAGCGGGCTGTTCGTCATCGGGCTGCTCATCGTCTGGCAGGCCGTGCCGTTCGTCGCCTTCAGCGTGTACGCCGGCATCCTCGGCATCGACCGCGACCTGTACGAGGCCGCCGGGCTCGACGGTGCGGGGGCGGTGCGGTCCTTCAGGTCGATCACCTGGCCGATGCTGAAGCCCCTTGTGCTGCTGCTGACCTTCCTCTCGCTGATCTGGGACTTCCGCGCCTTCACCCAGATCTACGCGTTCCGCCGCGGCGGACCCGCAGGGAGCACGACGACCCTGTCGGTCCTGCAGTACGTCACCGGCATCTCCCAGGCGCACTACGGCAAGGCCGCCGTCGTCAGCGTCTTCATGATCGCCGTCCTCGTGCTCCTCAGCGCGCAGTACCTGCGCCTGCTCCTGAAGTCGGAGAAGACCGCATGA
- a CDS encoding carbohydrate ABC transporter permease, translating to MTRRSLPGRIATESLGGLLAVVFAFPVYWMALSAFRPENRIQTSSYDLLPTSATFDNFSRALHKPGFLDFARNSLVVTLSSVVLAVGVAVLAAVALARLRFPGRRGFVLLVLVAQLAPFEALLIPMYFLMRDLDLVNHLTALVLIYLASTLPFTVWTLRGFVEGIPFELEEAAMVDGCSRVKAFWRVTFPLLGPGLVASSLYAFITAWNEFLYALVLMTDKANQTLPLWLTAFKTNFGDDWSGAMAASVVYSIPVLVFFAVLQRRMVGGLASGAVKG from the coding sequence ATGACCAGGCGATCCCTGCCGGGCCGCATCGCGACCGAGTCCCTGGGCGGCCTGCTGGCCGTCGTGTTCGCCTTCCCCGTGTACTGGATGGCGCTGTCGGCCTTCCGGCCGGAGAACCGCATCCAGACCAGCTCCTACGACCTGCTCCCCACCAGCGCGACCTTCGACAACTTCTCCCGGGCGCTGCACAAGCCGGGCTTCCTCGACTTCGCCCGCAACAGCCTGGTCGTCACGCTGTCCTCGGTCGTCCTCGCCGTCGGTGTGGCCGTCCTCGCGGCGGTCGCCCTCGCCCGGCTGAGGTTCCCCGGCCGGCGCGGCTTCGTGCTGCTCGTGCTCGTCGCGCAGCTGGCGCCGTTCGAGGCACTGCTCATCCCGATGTACTTCCTCATGCGCGACCTCGACCTCGTCAACCACCTCACCGCACTCGTGCTCATCTACCTCGCCAGCACGCTGCCCTTCACCGTGTGGACGCTGCGCGGCTTCGTCGAGGGGATCCCCTTCGAGCTCGAGGAGGCCGCGATGGTCGACGGCTGCTCCCGGGTGAAGGCGTTCTGGCGGGTGACCTTCCCGCTGCTGGGGCCCGGGCTGGTCGCCTCGTCGCTCTACGCCTTCATCACCGCGTGGAACGAGTTCCTCTACGCCCTCGTGCTCATGACCGACAAGGCGAACCAGACCCTCCCCCTGTGGCTGACCGCCTTCAAGACCAACTTCGGCGACGACTGGTCGGGCGCCATGGCCGCCTCGGTCGTCTACAGCATCCCCGTCCTCGTCTTCTTCGCCGTGCTGCAGCGCCGGATGGTGGGTGGCCTCGCCAGCGGGGCCGTGAAGGGCTGA
- a CDS encoding SIS domain-containing protein yields MAAEIAEQPVAWSRLLEGGRSDAVRVAQAVRSASPRFVLFAARGTSDSAALYARYLCETVLGLPCGSVSPSTVTVYGARPDLRDVLLVAVSQSGGSPDLVETTSVARECGALTLAVTNTGDSDLARAADLHLDVMAGPEKAVAATKTYTAELLALWLLVDAWRGGDGSRADVLPELGSALLESCAPEVGVLAARLRFADTLLTTGRGYSYPSAVEAALKLTETTYVPARAWSGADLLHGPLAAVDADTPVLAAAGSRRGAEALVDVLERVRGRGGDVSVVGPATGAAGAPALTLPDVDEELAPLLEILPLQLLCLEMARARGLDPDAPRGLAKVTRTR; encoded by the coding sequence ATGGCCGCCGAGATCGCCGAGCAACCCGTCGCGTGGTCGCGCCTGCTGGAGGGCGGACGCTCCGACGCCGTCCGCGTCGCCCAGGCCGTGCGCTCCGCCTCCCCCCGCTTCGTGCTCTTCGCAGCGCGCGGGACGAGCGACTCCGCCGCGCTCTACGCCCGCTACCTCTGCGAGACGGTCCTCGGCCTGCCCTGCGGCAGCGTCTCCCCCTCCACGGTCACGGTGTACGGCGCCCGGCCCGACCTGCGCGACGTGCTGCTCGTCGCGGTCAGCCAGTCCGGCGGGTCGCCCGACCTCGTGGAGACCACCTCGGTGGCGCGCGAGTGCGGCGCGCTGACCCTCGCCGTCACGAACACCGGCGACTCGGACCTCGCGCGCGCCGCGGACCTGCACCTCGACGTCATGGCCGGCCCCGAGAAGGCCGTGGCGGCGACCAAGACCTACACCGCGGAGCTGCTCGCGCTGTGGCTCCTCGTCGACGCGTGGCGCGGGGGCGACGGGAGCCGGGCGGACGTCCTGCCGGAGCTCGGCAGCGCCCTGCTGGAGAGCTGCGCCCCCGAGGTCGGGGTGCTCGCCGCCCGCCTGCGCTTCGCCGACACGCTGCTGACGACGGGACGCGGCTACTCGTACCCGAGCGCGGTCGAGGCGGCGCTCAAGCTCACCGAGACGACGTACGTGCCGGCGCGCGCCTGGAGCGGTGCCGACCTGCTCCACGGTCCGCTCGCCGCTGTCGACGCCGACACCCCCGTGCTCGCCGCGGCCGGGTCGCGGCGCGGCGCCGAGGCCCTGGTCGACGTGCTCGAGCGCGTGCGCGGGCGCGGCGGCGACGTCTCCGTCGTCGGCCCGGCGACGGGCGCCGCGGGCGCCCCTGCCCTCACGCTGCCCGATGTGGACGAGGAGCTGGCGCCGCTGCTCGAGATCCTGCCGCTGCAGCTGCTCTGCCTGGAGATGGCCCGCGCACGCGGGCTCGACCCCGACGCGCCGCGGGGCCTCGCGAAGGTGACCCGGACCAGGTGA
- a CDS encoding ROK family protein, whose translation MSAAAESRRVTVGVDVGGTKTAVALVGLDGVVHDERRNPTAGSAEDGLALVAKLIAEWQGEFDVLGVGLATPGLVRGGVLESAANLSGWAGVAVGPLLADLTGRPVLVDNDGRAAAWGEFLHGAAVPGSSDLLCLTLGTGLGGGLVLQGRPYRGGGLAGEVGHMVLVPDGRLCGCGACGCWERYVSGSALVEEAHGLGMRAAPGRALDGRSVVAAARQGDPAASTAVHNVARSLGEGLAVVVTLLDPQTVVLAGGLSAAGDLLLPEARRALAETVIGGRTRHLPPLRTAALGSRAGVVGAAALAREAA comes from the coding sequence GTGAGCGCAGCCGCGGAGAGCCGTCGCGTGACCGTGGGGGTCGACGTCGGGGGCACGAAGACCGCCGTCGCCCTCGTCGGCCTCGACGGCGTCGTCCACGACGAGCGCCGCAACCCGACGGCCGGCTCGGCCGAGGACGGGCTCGCGCTCGTCGCCAAGCTCATCGCCGAGTGGCAGGGCGAGTTCGACGTCCTCGGCGTGGGCCTCGCGACGCCCGGACTGGTCCGGGGCGGGGTCCTCGAGTCGGCGGCCAACCTCTCGGGGTGGGCGGGCGTCGCCGTGGGCCCGCTGCTGGCCGACCTCACCGGCCGCCCCGTGCTCGTCGACAACGACGGGCGTGCCGCGGCCTGGGGCGAGTTCCTGCACGGTGCCGCGGTCCCCGGCTCGAGCGACCTGCTCTGCCTCACGCTGGGCACGGGGCTCGGCGGCGGGCTCGTGCTGCAGGGCCGCCCGTACCGCGGTGGCGGGCTGGCGGGCGAGGTCGGGCACATGGTGCTCGTGCCCGACGGCCGGCTCTGCGGGTGCGGGGCGTGCGGCTGCTGGGAGCGCTACGTCAGCGGCTCGGCGCTGGTCGAGGAGGCCCACGGGCTCGGGATGCGGGCCGCGCCGGGGCGCGCGCTGGACGGCCGGTCGGTCGTCGCCGCAGCCCGGCAGGGCGACCCGGCGGCGAGCACCGCCGTGCACAACGTCGCCCGCTCCCTCGGCGAGGGGCTGGCCGTCGTCGTCACGCTGCTCGACCCGCAGACGGTCGTCCTGGCCGGCGGGCTGTCCGCCGCCGGCGACCTGCTGCTGCCGGAGGCGCGCCGCGCGCTCGCGGAGACCGTCATCGGCGGGCGTACGCGCCACCTCCCCCCGCTGCGCACCGCCGCGCTCGGCTCCCGGGCCGGCGTCGTCGGAGCGGCCGCGCTGGCGAGGGAGGCGGCCTAG
- a CDS encoding ABC transporter ATP-binding protein: MPLLEAESLTKVFRRPDKGPGLKGAVRHLVQRRYSEHVAVDGVDLAVEAGEAVAYVGPNGAGKSTTVKMLSGILVPTSGSVRVAGLVPHQHRVENARRIGVVFGQRTQLWWDLPVQDSLALLRDMHGIGPRRYAETLERLDAVLELADLLPVTARKLSLGQRMRADLAAALVHEPSIVYLDEPTIGLDIAVKDRVRAFVRQIVADGTTVMLTTHDLGDIEDICRRLVILDGGRVVYDGDLQAVKDAYARDRVVHLTLAEPLASTSGIAARIPAARVADGASDREVTVTFDRLAVSAVEVLAAASAEAEVVDVRIDEPAIEDVVRKVYSGELRPSPQAGP; this comes from the coding sequence GTGCCGCTCCTCGAAGCCGAGAGCCTCACCAAGGTCTTCCGCCGCCCCGACAAGGGCCCCGGGCTGAAGGGGGCCGTCCGGCACCTGGTGCAGCGCCGCTACTCCGAGCACGTCGCGGTGGACGGCGTCGACCTGGCCGTCGAGGCGGGCGAGGCGGTCGCGTACGTCGGGCCGAACGGCGCCGGCAAGTCGACCACGGTGAAGATGCTCAGCGGCATCCTCGTCCCGACCTCCGGCTCGGTCCGCGTCGCCGGCCTGGTGCCGCACCAGCACCGGGTCGAGAACGCCCGCCGCATCGGCGTCGTCTTCGGCCAGCGCACGCAGCTCTGGTGGGACCTGCCGGTGCAGGACTCCCTCGCGCTGCTGCGCGACATGCACGGCATCGGACCTCGGCGCTACGCCGAGACCCTCGAGCGGCTGGACGCCGTGCTCGAGCTGGCCGACCTGCTGCCCGTGACGGCGCGCAAGCTCTCGCTGGGACAGCGCATGCGGGCGGACCTCGCGGCCGCCCTGGTGCACGAGCCCTCGATCGTCTACCTCGACGAGCCGACGATCGGGCTCGACATCGCGGTGAAGGACCGGGTCCGCGCCTTCGTCCGCCAGATCGTCGCCGACGGCACCACGGTCATGCTGACGACGCACGACCTCGGCGACATCGAGGACATCTGCCGCCGGCTCGTCATCCTCGACGGCGGACGGGTCGTCTACGACGGCGACCTGCAGGCCGTCAAGGACGCGTACGCTCGCGACCGCGTCGTCCACCTCACGCTCGCCGAGCCCCTCGCGTCCACCTCCGGCATCGCGGCACGCATCCCCGCTGCGCGCGTCGCGGACGGCGCGAGCGACCGCGAGGTCACGGTGACCTTCGACCGGCTGGCCGTGAGCGCGGTCGAGGTGCTCGCGGCCGCGTCCGCCGAGGCGGAGGTGGTGGACGTGCGCATCGACGAACCGGCGATCGAGGACGTCGTCCGCAAGGTCTACTCCGGCGAGCTGCGCCCCAGCCCGCAGGCCGGCCCGTGA
- a CDS encoding ABC transporter permease → MSSAAPPAPARHQSWVAYRGLARAALRSLVAYQGAFLFGLLASVFSALAMLYLWRAVLASSPAAHGFDWPHMRAYLLAAFVAGSLASSWVDYRLAFRIQRGDVGLDLVRPVDYQRARFAEAVGFGAYELGTGLVVAGVAALAFGGVPAPPLGSLPLLLLSALLVLPLRFGLVYASAMAVFWTQNYVGVQAGRLALVSLFSGALVPLAFLPDWLRLLAAVLPFAGMASTPALLFSGQLQGAEAGAAVAVQAAWTVGLWYGTRGLWRAASRQLTVHGG, encoded by the coding sequence GTGAGCTCCGCTGCTCCGCCCGCACCAGCACGCCACCAGTCCTGGGTGGCCTACCGGGGGCTCGCGCGCGCGGCGCTCCGGTCCCTGGTCGCGTACCAGGGCGCCTTCCTCTTCGGGCTGCTCGCCTCGGTGTTCTCGGCGCTCGCGATGCTCTACCTGTGGCGGGCGGTGCTCGCGTCGAGCCCCGCGGCGCACGGGTTCGACTGGCCGCACATGCGGGCGTACCTCCTGGCGGCGTTCGTCGCCGGCTCGCTGGCCTCGAGCTGGGTCGACTACCGGCTGGCGTTCCGCATCCAGCGCGGCGACGTAGGCCTGGACCTGGTCCGTCCGGTCGACTACCAGCGGGCGAGGTTCGCCGAGGCCGTCGGCTTCGGCGCGTACGAGCTCGGGACGGGCCTGGTCGTCGCGGGCGTCGCCGCCCTCGCCTTCGGCGGCGTGCCCGCCCCGCCCCTCGGCTCGCTGCCCCTGCTGCTGCTGAGCGCCCTCCTGGTCCTGCCGCTGCGCTTCGGCCTGGTCTACGCGAGCGCGATGGCGGTCTTCTGGACGCAGAACTACGTCGGCGTCCAGGCCGGGCGCCTCGCGCTGGTCTCGCTGTTCTCCGGGGCGCTCGTGCCGCTGGCGTTCCTGCCCGACTGGCTGCGGCTCCTCGCCGCGGTGCTGCCCTTCGCCGGCATGGCGTCCACCCCCGCCCTGCTCTTCTCCGGACAGCTCCAGGGAGCGGAGGCGGGAGCGGCGGTCGCCGTGCAGGCCGCCTGGACGGTCGGGCTCTGGTACGGGACGCGCGGGCTGTGGCGGGCGGCGAGCCGCCAGCTCACGGTGCACGGGGGCTGA
- a CDS encoding ABC transporter permease: protein MDVLPLPPLAPSPLARLRRSVWLYRRCLGAHLRSTLEYEKDFWVLSVAALLTQGVGVLLLSAVFRAIPQFDGWRFWDVALGYALVALGEGVAVLLAQGAWGLAWTVNTGDLDIALTRPYSPALQVLSSQIGMNGLGNLVIGGALLAGALAHVDVPWDAGRVALAAVLLVSALLVKVGLNLATNCAGFWLASPFPMFAFSMHTLGELARFPITIYGMGVRVALTVALPYAFMSFFPASALLQERHLWQLGLLTPLVAAWCLALGAWLFRRGLLRYESAGQ from the coding sequence GTGGACGTCCTGCCGCTGCCCCCGCTGGCCCCCTCGCCGCTGGCCCGGCTGCGCCGCTCGGTCTGGCTCTACCGGCGCTGCCTCGGCGCGCACCTGCGCTCGACCCTGGAGTACGAGAAGGACTTCTGGGTGCTCAGCGTCGCGGCGCTGCTCACCCAGGGCGTGGGCGTACTGCTGCTGTCGGCGGTCTTCCGCGCCATCCCGCAGTTCGACGGCTGGCGCTTCTGGGACGTCGCGCTGGGGTACGCGCTCGTCGCGCTCGGCGAGGGCGTCGCCGTGCTGCTCGCCCAGGGCGCCTGGGGACTCGCCTGGACGGTGAACACCGGCGACCTCGACATCGCGCTCACCCGCCCGTACTCCCCCGCCCTCCAGGTGCTCAGCTCGCAGATCGGCATGAACGGCCTCGGGAACCTCGTCATCGGGGGTGCTCTGCTCGCCGGCGCGCTGGCGCACGTCGACGTGCCCTGGGACGCCGGCCGGGTCGCGCTGGCCGCCGTGCTCCTCGTCAGCGCGCTCCTCGTCAAGGTAGGGCTGAACCTCGCCACGAACTGCGCGGGGTTCTGGCTCGCGTCGCCGTTCCCGATGTTCGCCTTCTCGATGCACACGCTCGGCGAGCTCGCGCGCTTCCCGATCACCATCTACGGCATGGGCGTGCGGGTCGCGCTCACCGTCGCCCTGCCCTACGCCTTCATGAGCTTCTTCCCCGCGAGCGCCCTGCTCCAGGAGCGCCACCTCTGGCAGCTCGGCCTGCTCACCCCGCTCGTCGCGGCCTGGTGCCTCGCACTCGGCGCCTGGCTCTTCCGCCGGGGGCTGCTGCGCTACGAGAGCGCGGGCCAGTAG
- the coaE gene encoding dephospho-CoA kinase: protein MTSYDVGLTGGTGAGKSTAAARFGELGAVVVDADVLAREAVAPGTPGLAAVVAAFGPGVLAADGSLDRPALGRVVFGDAELRATLEGIVHPRVAARRAELAAAARAADPDAVVVHDVPLLVERGLTGGLDLVVVVDAPDELRVQRLVEGRGLAREDALARVAAQASRDERLAAADVVLDGTGSVADLRRQVDALWERLAEAVAASRR from the coding sequence GTGACGTCGTACGACGTGGGCCTCACCGGGGGCACCGGTGCGGGCAAGTCCACCGCCGCAGCGCGCTTCGGCGAGCTGGGGGCCGTGGTCGTCGACGCCGACGTCCTCGCGCGCGAGGCCGTCGCCCCGGGTACGCCGGGGCTCGCCGCCGTCGTCGCCGCCTTCGGGCCCGGGGTCCTCGCGGCCGACGGCTCGCTCGACCGCCCCGCCCTCGGCCGGGTCGTCTTCGGCGACGCGGAGCTGCGCGCGACCCTCGAGGGCATCGTCCACCCCCGGGTGGCGGCCCGGCGGGCCGAGCTCGCCGCCGCGGCGCGCGCGGCCGACCCGGACGCCGTCGTCGTGCACGACGTCCCGCTGCTCGTCGAGCGCGGGCTCACCGGAGGGCTGGACCTCGTCGTCGTGGTCGACGCGCCCGACGAGCTGCGCGTGCAGCGGCTGGTCGAGGGCCGCGGGCTGGCGCGCGAGGATGCGCTCGCCCGCGTGGCCGCGCAGGCGAGCCGCGACGAGCGGCTCGCCGCGGCCGACGTCGTGCTGGACGGGACCGGGAGCGTCGCGGACCTGCGCCGCCAGGTCGACGCGCTGTGGGAGCGCCTCGCCGAGGCGGTCGCGGCGAGCCGCCGCTGA
- a CDS encoding LuxR C-terminal-related transcriptional regulator — MLPRPPGPEDDAGQLLRHALIHCDVAGAEAAALLLLSQGCPTSALYDLHVTPVLGEIGSAWERGDLAVWQEHAVSDCARSLVARLRSRVRLSGSRPGRIVLLPGPGEGHVLGLQMAAHVVEEAGWDAVVLDRMPITQLAELIAARGDVAAVLVSGSGAMGRDRLQRSVQDWRRLGTGVPLVLGGACTGLPDVADWGADAVLHGLDDLVERLRSVTTPLTPRETDVLREAARGLTNEEIGGRLGLRASTVKSHLEHVYAKTGVRDRAASVAEALRRGWIS, encoded by the coding sequence GTGCTGCCGCGGCCGCCCGGACCCGAGGACGACGCCGGCCAGCTGCTGCGGCACGCCCTCATCCACTGCGACGTCGCGGGCGCCGAGGCGGCCGCCCTGCTGCTGCTCAGCCAGGGGTGCCCGACGAGCGCGCTCTACGACCTGCACGTCACCCCCGTGCTGGGCGAGATCGGCAGCGCGTGGGAGCGCGGCGACCTGGCCGTGTGGCAGGAGCACGCGGTCAGCGACTGCGCCCGCTCGCTGGTCGCGCGGCTGCGCTCGCGGGTCCGGCTGAGCGGCAGCCGCCCGGGCCGGATCGTCCTGCTGCCGGGCCCCGGCGAGGGCCACGTGCTGGGGCTGCAGATGGCGGCGCACGTCGTCGAGGAGGCCGGCTGGGACGCTGTCGTGCTCGACCGGATGCCCATCACCCAGCTCGCCGAGCTCATCGCCGCGCGCGGCGACGTCGCCGCCGTCCTCGTCTCGGGGTCCGGCGCCATGGGCCGCGACCGGCTCCAGCGCTCGGTGCAGGACTGGCGCCGGCTCGGGACCGGCGTGCCGCTCGTGCTCGGCGGAGCCTGCACCGGGCTGCCGGACGTCGCCGACTGGGGCGCCGACGCCGTGCTCCACGGCCTCGACGACCTCGTCGAGCGGCTGCGCTCGGTCACGACGCCGCTGACGCCGCGCGAGACCGACGTGCTGCGCGAGGCCGCGCGCGGCCTGACGAACGAGGAGATCGGGGGGCGGCTCGGCCTGCGCGCGAGCACGGTCAAGTCGCACCTGGAGCACGTCTACGCGAAGACGGGCGTACGCGACCGCGCCGCCAGCGTCGCCGAGGCGCTGCGCCGCGGCTGGATCAGCTGA
- a CDS encoding MFS transporter, whose protein sequence is MPATEAETDLPPRPSADPVVPALGGRSLRLVTAVLAFACGASVANLYYAQPLLSSIAGTFGTGSGTVALVVTLTQVGYALGLLLLLPLGDLLENRRLASRTLLVTAVALVAASAAPSFGVLLAAMALVGCTSVVAQVLVPLAAHLAPPDVRGKVVGQVTGGLLLGIMLARSVASFVAAAWGWRSIDAVSAVVMVLTSLLLRRLLPERRPEHSARYGALLASTVRLARTEPVLVRRALSQALLFAAFTAYWTGVPFELLGRHHSSQVGVAVFALVGAAGAAAAPVAGALGDRGHGRTGRLVTIVLAALAMLLAWLGAGSVVLLAVAGVVLDLSVQSHQVLSLREVYAIRGDARARLNSVFMGTVFVCGALSSALTGLLHASSGWTGVTLLGAGAAVLALPLWPQRRVS, encoded by the coding sequence ATGCCCGCGACCGAGGCCGAGACCGATCTGCCGCCGCGCCCGTCGGCCGACCCCGTCGTGCCGGCGCTCGGCGGGCGCTCGCTCCGGCTCGTCACCGCGGTGCTGGCCTTCGCCTGCGGAGCGAGCGTCGCCAACCTCTACTACGCGCAGCCGCTGCTCAGCAGCATCGCGGGCACGTTCGGCACGGGCAGCGGCACGGTCGCGCTGGTCGTGACGCTGACCCAGGTCGGCTACGCGCTGGGGCTGCTGCTCCTGCTGCCCCTCGGGGACCTGCTGGAGAACCGCCGGCTCGCCTCGCGCACCCTGCTCGTCACCGCGGTCGCGCTCGTCGCCGCGAGCGCCGCGCCGTCGTTCGGCGTGCTGCTCGCGGCGATGGCGCTGGTCGGCTGCACCTCGGTGGTCGCGCAGGTGCTCGTCCCGCTGGCCGCCCACCTGGCGCCGCCGGACGTGCGCGGCAAGGTCGTCGGACAGGTCACCGGCGGCCTGCTCCTCGGCATCATGCTCGCCCGCTCCGTGGCCAGCTTCGTCGCGGCCGCGTGGGGCTGGCGCAGCATCGACGCGGTCTCCGCCGTCGTCATGGTGCTGACCTCGCTGCTGCTGCGCCGCCTGCTGCCCGAGCGGCGCCCGGAGCACAGCGCGCGCTACGGTGCCCTGCTGGCGAGCACCGTCCGGCTGGCCCGGACCGAGCCGGTCCTCGTCCGCCGCGCGCTGTCGCAGGCGCTGCTGTTCGCGGCGTTCACGGCGTACTGGACCGGGGTGCCGTTCGAGCTGCTCGGCCGCCACCACTCCTCGCAGGTGGGCGTCGCCGTGTTCGCGCTCGTGGGCGCGGCGGGAGCGGCGGCCGCCCCGGTCGCCGGGGCGCTCGGCGACCGCGGCCACGGGCGTACGGGCCGGCTGGTCACGATCGTGCTCGCCGCGCTCGCCATGCTCCTCGCCTGGCTCGGCGCCGGCTCGGTCGTGCTGCTCGCGGTCGCGGGGGTCGTGCTCGACCTCTCGGTGCAGAGCCACCAGGTGCTGAGCCTGCGCGAGGTCTACGCGATCCGCGGTGACGCCCGCGCCCGGCTCAACTCGGTCTTCATGGGCACGGTCTTCGTCTGCGGCGCGCTGTCCTCCGCCCTCACGGGGCTGCTGCACGCGTCCAGCGGGTGGACCGGTGTCACGCTGCTGGGCGCCGGCGCGGCGGTGCTCGCGCTGCCGCTGTGGCCGCAGCGCCGGGTCAGCTGA